The following proteins come from a genomic window of Alkalibaculum bacchi:
- a CDS encoding MATE family efflux transporter, whose amino-acid sequence MDSTRQLGEDKISKLLLKFSIPAIVGMLVNALYNVVDRIFIGNGVGSLGIAGITVSFPVMLVIMAFSMLVGVGANALVAIRLGEQRKEEAELIFGNAVVLLIGISTIISITGLVLLDPILELLGASKEVLPYARAYLRIILIGTVFQSTSMGMNNFIRSDGNPKMAMNTMLIGAVINTIFDPIFIFGFGWGMEGAALATIMSQFVSFIWVFSYFLRGKSTIKIRRKNLRLELRIIGSIFAMGFAPFLMQIAASLLNFIMNKSLVQYGGDIAISAMGIVNSILTLMIMPLFGINQGSQPIIGYNYGARQFNRVKETYKLAVIIATIITTFGFIIIQVFPGFLIKLFNNTEPELISFGIIALRRFTLFLPLIGFQIVSSNYFQAIGKPTHSALLSLSRQVLILIPLLLILPNFMGLEGVITAGPIADFLASMITGVFIYFELQSLMKKEVENSNKEDSFKKNDEILKDF is encoded by the coding sequence ATGGACAGTACAAGACAATTAGGTGAAGATAAAATATCTAAACTACTTTTGAAATTTTCAATTCCGGCAATCGTAGGTATGCTGGTAAACGCTTTATACAATGTTGTAGATCGAATTTTTATCGGTAATGGAGTAGGCTCCTTAGGAATCGCAGGAATTACCGTATCTTTTCCAGTAATGTTAGTAATTATGGCGTTTTCTATGCTAGTGGGAGTAGGGGCAAATGCTTTAGTTGCTATTCGATTAGGAGAACAAAGAAAAGAAGAAGCAGAATTGATTTTTGGCAATGCTGTTGTTCTCTTAATAGGAATATCTACGATTATATCGATAACTGGATTAGTATTATTAGATCCTATACTGGAATTATTAGGTGCAAGTAAGGAAGTATTACCTTATGCTAGGGCCTATTTAAGAATCATACTAATAGGAACCGTTTTTCAATCTACATCTATGGGTATGAACAATTTTATTCGTTCTGATGGAAACCCTAAAATGGCAATGAATACCATGCTTATTGGAGCAGTAATTAATACGATTTTTGATCCAATATTTATCTTTGGATTTGGTTGGGGGATGGAAGGCGCTGCCCTTGCCACAATCATGTCTCAATTTGTCTCCTTCATATGGGTGTTTAGTTATTTCTTAAGAGGCAAAAGCACTATTAAGATTCGTAGAAAAAATTTAAGACTAGAGCTAAGAATTATTGGCAGCATCTTTGCTATGGGATTTGCACCTTTTCTTATGCAAATCGCAGCTAGCTTGTTAAACTTTATTATGAATAAGAGCCTTGTTCAATACGGAGGGGACATTGCTATATCTGCTATGGGAATCGTTAATAGTATTTTGACTCTTATGATTATGCCTCTATTTGGAATTAATCAAGGATCTCAACCTATAATTGGTTATAATTATGGTGCCAGACAATTTAATCGAGTAAAAGAAACCTATAAGCTTGCGGTTATCATTGCAACGATTATAACAACATTTGGATTTATCATTATACAAGTGTTTCCTGGTTTTTTAATAAAATTATTTAATAATACAGAACCAGAGTTGATTTCTTTTGGCATTATTGCCTTAAGGAGATTCACATTATTTTTGCCGCTTATTGGTTTTCAAATCGTTTCATCAAATTACTTTCAAGCCATTGGAAAGCCTACCCACTCAGCTTTGCTTAGTTTGTCTAGACAAGTGTTAATCTTAATACCTTTACTTCTTATATTGCCTAATTTTATGGGCTTAGAAGGAGTCATTACAGCAGGACCTATAGCAGATTTTCTAGCGAGTATGATCACAGGTGTTTTTATCTATTTTGAATTGCAGAGTCTTATGAAGAAGGAAGTAGAAAATTCGAATAAAGAGGATAGTTTTAAAAAGAACGATGAAATATTAAAAGATTTTTAA
- a CDS encoding pyridoxamine 5'-phosphate oxidase family protein — protein sequence MKEVYDFLKNCETYYLATVEGDQPRVRPFGTVNIFEDKLYIQTGKSKNVSKQMMKNPKVEISACNGGDWIRIEAIAVEDDRVEAKQSMLDSYPSLQEMYSATDDNTQVLYLKDAVATFSSFTKEPKVVRF from the coding sequence ATGAAAGAAGTATATGATTTTTTAAAGAATTGCGAAACGTATTACCTTGCAACTGTAGAGGGTGATCAGCCAAGAGTTCGACCATTTGGTACGGTTAATATTTTTGAAGACAAGCTTTATATTCAAACTGGAAAATCAAAAAATGTATCAAAACAAATGATGAAAAATCCAAAAGTAGAAATTTCTGCATGTAATGGTGGAGACTGGATTCGGATTGAAGCCATTGCAGTAGAAGATGATCGGGTAGAAGCAAAACAAAGCATGCTTGACAGTTACCCTTCTCTACAAGAAATGTACTCCGCTACAGACGATAATACACAAGTACTTTATTTAAAAGATGCAGTAGCTACATTTTCATCTTTTACGAAAGAGCCAAAAGTAGTTCGATTCTAA
- a CDS encoding MATE family efflux transporter, producing the protein MTKITQLVGSIFDDKKFYRKMAMIATPIIIQNLISSLLNMMDTAMVGKLGEVEIAAVGIANQYFFFFNMILIGLCGGCSVFISQYWGKRDEKNIKKILGIGLLSASIIALIFMIVGFLVPKQIISLFNNDPMVTALSERYLKIVLISYIFTGISFVYNFSLRSINNATLPMIISIIALFTNIFFNYIFIFGKFGAPALGVAGAAIATVIARIVETFLLLISVYLSKSVLAASLKELMDFTFNFMKKSYQTIFPVILNDMCWGLASLVYAAVYGHMGAQAVAVIQICNTVNNLFMVITFGLSSSASIMIGNSIGAGDEGQGRDYAKKMIVISFLMSLVLGAMLAVTSPFILDIFNVSSGVRSSAQAILYMISFIFFIRVIGIVLVVGVLRGGGDAGRAFIIEGFTMWFIGVPLTILGAFVFRFPVHVVYALALVEELVKCILAFMRIKSGKWIKNVTY; encoded by the coding sequence ATGACGAAAATCACACAGCTAGTAGGAAGTATTTTCGATGACAAAAAGTTTTACCGCAAGATGGCTATGATTGCCACACCTATTATTATTCAAAATCTCATATCCTCACTATTAAATATGATGGATACGGCAATGGTAGGAAAACTAGGCGAGGTAGAGATTGCAGCGGTAGGAATTGCCAATCAGTATTTTTTCTTTTTTAATATGATTCTTATTGGATTGTGCGGAGGATGCAGCGTGTTTATTTCCCAATATTGGGGTAAACGAGACGAGAAAAATATTAAAAAGATATTGGGTATTGGTTTACTATCTGCAAGTATTATTGCTCTCATTTTTATGATTGTTGGTTTTTTAGTGCCAAAACAAATTATTAGTTTGTTTAATAATGATCCAATGGTTACAGCCTTGAGCGAAAGGTATTTGAAAATCGTGCTGATTAGTTATATTTTTACAGGGATTTCTTTTGTATATAATTTTTCTCTAAGATCGATAAACAATGCTACATTGCCAATGATCATAAGCATAATTGCCCTTTTTACGAATATCTTTTTTAATTACATATTTATATTTGGAAAATTTGGCGCACCAGCTTTAGGTGTTGCAGGAGCTGCTATAGCTACGGTAATTGCTCGAATCGTAGAGACCTTTCTCTTATTAATATCTGTTTATTTAAGTAAAAGCGTATTGGCGGCATCTTTAAAGGAACTGATGGATTTTACTTTTAATTTTATGAAAAAGTCCTACCAGACCATTTTTCCAGTTATTTTAAATGATATGTGTTGGGGCCTGGCTAGCTTAGTTTACGCAGCTGTTTATGGCCATATGGGAGCTCAAGCTGTAGCTGTTATTCAAATTTGTAATACGGTAAACAATTTATTTATGGTCATCACCTTTGGATTATCAAGTTCAGCATCCATTATGATTGGAAATAGCATTGGAGCAGGCGATGAGGGTCAAGGTCGTGACTATGCAAAGAAAATGATTGTAATATCTTTTCTTATGAGTCTTGTCCTAGGAGCCATGCTAGCCGTTACCTCTCCATTTATACTAGATATATTTAATGTTTCTAGTGGTGTACGAAGTAGCGCTCAAGCAATTTTATATATGATATCCTTTATTTTCTTTATTAGAGTTATAGGTATCGTCTTGGTAGTAGGGGTACTGCGTGGAGGTGGAGATGCAGGACGGGCATTTATTATTGAAGGTTTTACCATGTGGTTTATAGGTGTACCATTAACGATACTAGGTGCTTTTGTATTTCGTTTTCCCGTACATGTAGTATATGCTCTAGCTCTTGTAGAAGAGCTTGTTAAATGCATCCTTGCCTTTATGCGGATTAAGTCTGGGAAGTGGATTAAGAATGTGACTTATTAG
- a CDS encoding SpoVR family protein, with product MDYTINDLEKWNDKIEIIAKESDLDYYPQEFEIVNFNEMIAYEAYSGMPSRYPHWSFGKSFEKTKTLHKYNLTGLPYEMVINSDPCIAYLMNDNTLLLQILTMAHVYGHNDFFKNNRLFKEGTKAYNTLEMFKNHGMMIRNYINDPSIGYDNVEKMLNAAHSIRFQVSRTMGQKRKENHILRQEMIDDYKESSTHYSILEPRVEVEPPDFNKIPLQSEDNILYFISVYSDLEDWQKNIINIVREESQYFAPQIETKIMNEGWASYWHYNILKKLQLPPPLHLEFIKRHNDVVRPILGGLNPYHLGFEIFCDLKERYGEEKIFEVREFDRDASFIRRYLTQEICEKLNLFEYCKQGYEYIIEKVADEDGWELIRNTLADSAGMGSIPYIRVIDMSKKEKILTLEHVYDGRELQAKYLEETLRYVQDLWGRKVLLKTKHKNESAIILCDEQKNIKFY from the coding sequence ATGGATTATACGATAAATGATTTAGAAAAATGGAATGACAAGATCGAAATTATTGCTAAGGAATCTGATTTAGACTATTATCCTCAAGAGTTTGAAATTGTCAATTTTAATGAGATGATTGCCTATGAGGCTTACTCAGGTATGCCATCAAGGTACCCTCACTGGAGCTTTGGAAAATCCTTTGAGAAGACAAAGACATTGCATAAATATAATTTGACTGGTCTTCCTTATGAGATGGTCATAAACTCAGATCCTTGTATTGCTTATCTTATGAATGATAATACTTTACTTCTTCAGATATTAACCATGGCTCATGTGTATGGGCATAATGATTTTTTTAAGAATAATCGATTATTTAAGGAGGGTACGAAGGCCTATAATACTTTAGAGATGTTTAAAAATCATGGAATGATGATACGAAATTACATCAATGATCCAAGTATTGGTTATGATAATGTGGAAAAGATGCTTAATGCAGCACATTCTATTCGATTTCAAGTTTCTAGGACAATGGGGCAAAAAAGAAAAGAGAATCACATCTTGAGACAAGAGATGATTGATGATTACAAAGAAAGTAGCACTCACTATAGTATCTTAGAGCCTAGAGTAGAAGTAGAACCACCTGATTTTAATAAAATCCCATTACAATCTGAAGACAATATACTGTATTTTATTAGCGTATATAGTGATTTAGAGGATTGGCAAAAGAATATTATTAATATTGTACGTGAAGAATCCCAGTATTTTGCACCTCAAATAGAAACAAAGATCATGAACGAAGGTTGGGCTAGTTACTGGCATTATAATATACTTAAGAAGTTACAATTGCCTCCACCCCTTCATCTAGAGTTTATAAAGCGTCACAATGATGTAGTTAGGCCAATTTTAGGTGGATTGAATCCTTATCATTTAGGTTTTGAAATCTTTTGTGATCTAAAAGAGAGATACGGAGAAGAGAAAATATTTGAGGTACGAGAATTTGATCGGGACGCATCTTTTATTAGGCGTTACTTAACACAAGAGATTTGTGAGAAACTGAATCTATTTGAATATTGCAAGCAAGGGTATGAGTATATAATAGAAAAAGTTGCTGATGAAGATGGCTGGGAGCTCATTCGAAATACTCTGGCAGACTCTGCAGGCATGGGAAGCATTCCATATATAAGAGTTATAGATATGTCTAAAAAAGAGAAAATATTGACTTTAGAACACGTATATGATGGGAGAGAATTACAAGCAAAATACCTAGAGGAGACATTAAGGTATGTTCAAGATTTGTGGGGACGAAAGGTTTTATTAAAGACGAAACATAAAAATGAATCAGCTATTATACTATGTGATGAACAGAAAAATATAAAATTCTATTAA
- the yhbH gene encoding sporulation protein YhbH: MAIFRDFKPFNTDRSAEDRRRHRHLVEDSIKKNLPDIIAEEGIIGGNGNKKFKVPIRGLKEYQFIYGKNSPSIASGDGTEKRGDKVGEDSSNQIEGKGNNGAGNSEGEDIYETELTIEEIVDYLFEDLDLPYLDKKRFSEVVTDHSRKKSGYQRKGIPPRLAKKRTVIQKLMRKQSMKRLLKEEGIEEDIGRFPFKEDDIRYHRIKETKRKESNAVIICIMDTSGSMDITRKYLARSFYFLLYQFVKMKYVNVEVVFISHSTVAKLVTEKEFFHKVESGGTYISSGYEMALHVIKEKYNPKRWNIYAFHASDGDNWSEDNEKAIETANELCHLCNMFGYIEIMPYFFNGTIQKLLLERVQHERFVTQSILRKEEVWQVFKNILKMDIKEG; the protein is encoded by the coding sequence ATGGCGATATTTAGGGATTTCAAGCCATTTAATACGGATAGATCAGCAGAAGATCGACGTCGTCATCGTCATCTTGTAGAGGATTCAATAAAGAAGAATCTCCCCGATATTATAGCAGAGGAAGGGATCATTGGAGGAAATGGTAATAAAAAGTTTAAAGTGCCTATACGAGGTTTAAAGGAATATCAGTTTATATATGGAAAGAATTCACCTAGTATTGCTAGTGGTGATGGAACAGAAAAAAGGGGAGACAAAGTAGGAGAGGATTCTTCAAATCAAATAGAAGGCAAGGGGAATAATGGGGCAGGAAATAGCGAGGGTGAGGACATCTACGAAACGGAGCTTACCATTGAAGAAATTGTGGACTATTTGTTTGAGGATTTAGATTTACCCTATTTAGATAAGAAAAGGTTTTCAGAAGTGGTAACAGACCATTCGAGAAAAAAATCAGGATATCAGAGAAAGGGCATACCTCCAAGATTGGCAAAAAAACGAACGGTTATTCAAAAATTAATGAGAAAGCAATCTATGAAAAGGCTTTTAAAGGAAGAAGGCATAGAGGAAGATATAGGAAGATTTCCATTTAAAGAAGATGATATCCGATATCACAGAATAAAGGAGACAAAAAGAAAAGAATCCAATGCAGTCATTATTTGTATCATGGATACTTCTGGCTCTATGGATATAACGAGAAAATATTTAGCTCGGTCTTTTTACTTTTTATTGTATCAATTTGTAAAGATGAAATACGTCAATGTGGAAGTAGTTTTTATATCTCATTCGACAGTAGCAAAATTAGTTACTGAAAAAGAATTTTTTCATAAAGTAGAGTCTGGGGGAACGTATATATCCTCTGGCTATGAAATGGCACTTCACGTAATTAAAGAAAAGTATAATCCTAAGCGTTGGAATATTTATGCTTTTCATGCTAGTGACGGAGATAACTGGTCAGAAGATAATGAAAAAGCCATAGAAACTGCAAATGAACTTTGCCACCTTTGTAATATGTTTGGATACATAGAGATTATGCCTTATTTCTTCAATGGCACCATTCAAAAATTATTATTAGAGAGAGTTCAGCATGAACGGTTTGTAACCCAATCCATTCTAAGAAAAGAGGAAGTATGGCAGGTTTTTAAAAATATATTAAAAATGGACATAAAAGAGGGTTAA
- a CDS encoding PrkA family serine protein kinase, whose amino-acid sequence MNFQTIFDKDRATRNKEEFEGTLVEYLEILKENPDFAKLSHKRMYDTIIEKGYEVIKPEDDARVRKIHGNQIIRRYNFFKNDFFGIDKTIMKIMNYFSSAAMKGEEARQVLYFVGPVGSGKSSLVEALKIALEDCQPIYALKGCPMREEPLHLIPKHLRKELEEILGIPIEGDLCPICRYRLKEEYHGEYEKFQVIRTDFSIRSRKGIGVVPPVDPNNQDTSVLMGSVDISKLDLYPEDDPRALSLNGAFNVGNRGIVEFIEVFKNDVEYLHTIITATQEKSIPSPGKGSMIYFDGIILAHSNESEWNRFKSDHTNEAILDRIVKVEVPYCLELNEELKIYQKILKTSTFDAHIAPHTMEIASMFAILTRLEPSAKVDPLTKLKIYNGAQIVEQGTTVRIDITELKEEAGTREGLSGASTRFTIKAIDNAIANSETGCINPLSVLEALICSVKEMDISEDEKKRYLNFLQDTVRKEYNKTLEKEITKAFIHSFREQAESLFNNYLDHAEAFLNQSKLKDTATGELLHPDEIFMRSIEEHIGVSESSAKGFRQDVTSYMFYLIRKGSKMDYTCYEPLKDAVERKLTTSVRELSRIITKAKVRDEEQDKKYNAMVQELKVNGYCDHCCDVILKYAANNLWKD is encoded by the coding sequence ATGAACTTTCAGACGATATTTGATAAAGATAGAGCAACGAGGAACAAGGAAGAATTTGAAGGTACCTTAGTAGAATATCTTGAAATTCTAAAGGAAAATCCAGACTTTGCAAAATTATCTCACAAAAGAATGTATGACACTATTATAGAAAAAGGATATGAAGTGATTAAGCCGGAAGATGATGCGCGCGTTCGCAAGATACACGGAAATCAAATAATACGTAGATACAATTTTTTTAAAAATGACTTTTTTGGCATTGACAAAACCATTATGAAAATCATGAACTATTTTAGTTCAGCTGCTATGAAAGGTGAGGAGGCAAGACAGGTATTATACTTTGTAGGGCCAGTAGGATCAGGGAAATCATCCCTTGTTGAAGCTTTAAAAATAGCTTTAGAAGATTGTCAACCTATCTATGCACTTAAGGGATGCCCCATGAGAGAAGAGCCTTTACATCTCATACCAAAGCATTTAAGAAAAGAGTTAGAAGAGATTCTCGGAATTCCTATTGAAGGAGATTTATGCCCCATTTGCAGATATCGATTAAAAGAAGAATATCATGGAGAGTATGAAAAATTTCAAGTAATCCGTACGGATTTTTCCATACGATCTAGAAAAGGTATAGGTGTAGTACCTCCTGTTGATCCAAATAATCAAGATACGTCAGTACTTATGGGTAGTGTAGATATTTCAAAATTAGACTTATATCCTGAGGATGACCCACGAGCGCTATCCTTAAATGGTGCCTTTAATGTGGGAAATCGAGGGATTGTAGAGTTTATTGAAGTATTTAAGAATGACGTAGAATACCTCCATACCATTATAACGGCAACTCAAGAAAAATCCATTCCATCTCCTGGTAAAGGCTCCATGATTTATTTTGATGGGATCATTCTTGCCCATTCTAATGAATCAGAATGGAATCGATTTAAATCAGATCATACAAATGAAGCTATTTTAGATCGAATTGTAAAAGTAGAAGTACCTTATTGCCTTGAATTAAATGAAGAATTAAAAATCTACCAAAAAATATTAAAGACAAGTACTTTTGATGCTCATATTGCTCCTCACACCATGGAAATCGCTTCTATGTTTGCTATACTAACTCGTTTAGAGCCATCGGCTAAGGTAGATCCATTGACAAAATTAAAGATCTACAATGGGGCACAAATTGTAGAGCAAGGTACGACTGTTCGCATTGATATTACAGAATTAAAAGAAGAAGCAGGAACAAGAGAAGGATTATCAGGAGCATCTACCCGATTTACCATCAAAGCAATTGATAATGCCATCGCTAATTCTGAAACGGGATGTATTAATCCATTAAGTGTTTTAGAGGCATTAATTTGTTCTGTAAAAGAAATGGATATCAGCGAAGACGAAAAAAAGAGGTATTTAAACTTTCTGCAAGATACTGTTCGCAAAGAGTACAATAAAACATTAGAAAAAGAAATCACAAAAGCTTTTATACATAGTTTTAGAGAACAAGCAGAAAGCTTATTCAATAATTATCTAGATCATGCAGAAGCATTTTTGAATCAATCAAAACTCAAAGATACGGCAACTGGAGAACTGTTACATCCTGATGAGATCTTTATGAGATCCATTGAAGAACATATAGGAGTATCTGAAAGCTCTGCTAAAGGCTTTAGGCAAGATGTGACTTCATATATGTTTTATCTTATAAGGAAGGGCAGCAAAATGGACTATACCTGCTACGAGCCATTAAAGGATGCAGTGGAGAGAAAACTGACCACATCTGTTAGGGAATTATCTCGTATTATTACAAAGGCGAAAGTTCGAGATGAAGAACAAGACAAAAAGTATAATGCTATGGTTCAAGAGCTAAAGGTAAATGGATATTGTGATCACTGCTGTGACGTAATACTTAAGTATGCGGCGAATAATCTATGGAAGGATTAA
- the uvsE gene encoding UV DNA damage repair endonuclease UvsE: MKIRLGYVAITLGLPKVTSSSTVTYTNYQKLQTEEQRYEKLKKFTLSNLVDLRQILEYNVVHQIHFYRITSALVPLATHPEVNWEYRELFRKEFESIGNFIKEHNIRVDTHPDQFNVINSVNDHVVKNTLNNLYFHSNLFKDLNYEQGKMVLHVGSGAEGKDLALKRFITNFETFPEEIKSKIILENDDKVFTAKETLRLCKEIATPMVLDVHHHLCNNDGTPIEELFPQIVQTWSKESLPPKFHFSSPREGGLDKKHSDFINVDDFISFIEKIKEYNVDMDIMLEAKKKDFALFDLVDHLKKVRPNWKWLDASTFMC, from the coding sequence ATGAAAATTAGATTGGGCTATGTAGCCATTACATTGGGTTTACCAAAAGTGACATCTTCAAGTACAGTGACCTATACCAACTATCAAAAACTTCAAACAGAGGAACAACGATATGAAAAATTAAAGAAATTCACACTTTCTAATCTAGTAGACTTAAGACAAATATTAGAATACAATGTCGTGCACCAAATTCACTTTTACCGAATTACTTCCGCACTGGTTCCACTTGCTACCCATCCAGAAGTGAATTGGGAATATCGAGAATTGTTTAGAAAAGAATTTGAGTCCATTGGCAATTTTATAAAAGAGCATAATATAAGAGTAGATACTCACCCTGATCAATTTAACGTAATAAACAGTGTAAACGATCATGTGGTGAAAAATACTTTAAATAATTTATATTTTCATTCAAATCTTTTTAAAGACTTAAACTATGAACAAGGAAAGATGGTCCTACATGTAGGTAGCGGCGCAGAAGGAAAGGATCTTGCCCTTAAGCGATTTATAACGAATTTTGAAACCTTCCCTGAAGAGATAAAATCAAAAATCATTTTAGAAAACGATGACAAGGTTTTTACAGCGAAGGAAACATTGAGACTTTGTAAGGAAATTGCCACACCCATGGTCTTAGATGTACACCATCACTTATGTAATAATGACGGTACACCTATTGAAGAACTGTTTCCTCAAATAGTCCAAACTTGGAGCAAAGAAAGCCTACCACCAAAATTTCATTTTTCTAGTCCTAGAGAAGGTGGATTAGATAAAAAGCACTCTGACTTTATTAATGTAGATGACTTTATCTCCTTTATTGAGAAAATAAAAGAATACAATGTAGATATGGATATTATGCTTGAAGCCAAGAAAAAAGACTTTGCCTTGTTTGATTTAGTAGATCATTTAAAAAAGGTGCGACCGAATTGGAAGTGGTTAGATGCTTCCACATTTATGTGTTGA
- a CDS encoding GyrI-like domain-containing protein: protein MHAMELVRQDTQAVLAIRTRTSLKNLSITISYKCKEIMNYLNELKDFPTDAPYTAYYNWNRDDLDIEVGFPVKKVYPSKGEIFGKELLACKAVVCIHKGSHTKLKDLYAEITELVDNSEYEIEGIFYEYYYNLPDEVPASELLTKVVVPLKREENSCC, encoded by the coding sequence ATGCACGCTATGGAATTAGTAAGACAAGATACCCAAGCGGTGCTTGCGATTCGGACGAGGACCTCTTTAAAGAATTTATCTATAACTATTAGTTATAAGTGCAAAGAAATCATGAATTATTTAAATGAGTTAAAAGATTTTCCCACTGATGCTCCATACACTGCATACTATAATTGGAATCGAGATGACCTGGATATAGAGGTGGGTTTTCCAGTAAAAAAGGTATACCCTTCCAAAGGAGAAATCTTTGGTAAAGAGTTGCTAGCATGCAAAGCAGTAGTTTGCATTCATAAAGGATCGCACACTAAATTAAAGGACCTATACGCGGAAATCACAGAACTAGTAGATAATAGCGAATACGAAATAGAGGGCATATTCTATGAGTACTATTACAATTTACCAGATGAAGTTCCTGCAAGTGAACTTTTGACGAAGGTAGTTGTTCCTTTGAAAAGAGAAGAAAATTCTTGCTGTTAA
- a CDS encoding 3-isopropylmalate dehydratase small subunit, with product MKTFSGRVLFLDRSDINTDEIIPAKYLTEITKEALKPYLLEDLVLPGFTKEDTEDKAIIITRENFGCGSSREHAPWALEVNGINVVIAENFARIFRQNMYNCGMLAIELPKEKIDYLFNTYAGKNVSIEVDVDDDKIIINCGGDIENINFKIGEFDKTLVKEGGWVGYADKNY from the coding sequence ATGAAGACATTTAGTGGGAGAGTACTATTTTTAGATAGAAGCGATATTAATACAGACGAAATCATACCTGCAAAATACCTTACTGAAATTACAAAAGAAGCTCTAAAACCTTATTTATTGGAGGATTTAGTTCTTCCTGGATTTACAAAAGAAGATACGGAAGACAAAGCTATAATCATCACAAGAGAAAACTTTGGCTGTGGTTCTTCAAGAGAGCATGCACCATGGGCTTTAGAAGTCAATGGAATCAATGTAGTCATTGCAGAAAACTTTGCACGAATCTTTAGACAGAATATGTATAACTGTGGAATGCTAGCCATCGAGCTTCCAAAAGAAAAAATAGACTACCTTTTTAATACTTATGCAGGAAAGAATGTATCTATAGAAGTAGATGTGGATGATGACAAGATTATCATAAACTGTGGTGGAGATATAGAGAATATCAATTTTAAAATCGGTGAATTCGATAAAACCCTAGTCAAAGAAGGCGGCTGGGTAGGATACGCAGACAAGAATTATTAA